The DNA sequence gttcctatgatcctcaaatatcacgtactataacatattaaagtttggtaacaatccaacggtcgaatAATCGATTCAAATAATGACCTATTAACGTAACATAGATAATTTAGGTTCCAACAATCAACCTACATCATATAATTACCAAAACTGAGCTCAAGGTATCTAATTTAGCATAACAATAACACCGACAGCCCCCTGGCCATGCGCTGCCGCACGCGCCGCCATGGGTGGCGGTCAGCCAccccgactcgccggaaaatccaactatttccaaaaattaccaaaatttacaggaatgaagatctcaatgagtagagtgaACTTTATACATGTGtacaagtccaatttggccgggaaaagctTCAATTTCGCTCAAACCCGCCGGAACCCTAGAAAATGGTGTGCTTCAATTCGACCTCCATACTCACTCCGACGCCTCAACCATTGCTTGGGCTTTATTCCTGAGGTTGAAGGGAGCCTatgggtggtggtaattggtTGGGTTAGCTTCAATTTTTTACGGATTGTCACCATACACCCACACGGGCCACCGTCGGTTTTTCCTCCAAAATACCACCAAATTCTTCTAATTTTGGGATGAAAATGGAAGAGAGAGGGTTAGGGTGGTATTTCCAGGTAGTGATTCAACACAATTCACCGGAAATTGGCTGGAAAATACACGGATTTGGCCTTGATACTCGCCCGGGTCGCACGGGTCAACGAGGAAACCCGATTTCCCCCTCCTTCTCAccttccctcatttccctctTTTCACTTCTCTCTGGTTGGTCAGtctcctctcttcctctcctccGATTGGGCAGCAACCCTTCTGTCTTTTCTCCCCCATTCCCCCATTCCCCCActtcttctttctatttttcaacttttaaaaatcactaaatgataaataaaatatagcggtgtgctatccacacactctttgttaatttatatccgttgatcttcttcaattcattcaatccgacggccgaaaattaaaagggtgtgtgagaagtaaaaatgggtgtgtggatatcacacccctagaaacattataaaaatatataaatagtgacTAAACAAAAGTACTTCTCGGGTTTACAGTTCTGTAAAACTTTAACTGTAACCCAAAATCCTCTTCTGCTTACACCTTCGAGTCCGTAATGTCGAGTACTTCAGGAAAACACTAAAGGATTAATTCATACACCTCGCTATATGTTGGTCAACGGAAGTGAAGACCCtcgcctctaagggcatttttgtaaaatcacacttttaaattttgtaaaaacataagATTAGGGACGGTTCGTCATAGGGGGAGTGAGCTAAACCTCACATTGGGCTagccataataatttggttcaaaattGCCTTTGGCGAGATTTGAatttaagacctctcatttacaagtgaagaataaTACAATTAGACTGTAATATTAAGTAATAATGATAATTATACTGATTGATACTCAATTGAAAATGGAAAGTAAGTTGAGTTTGAAAATTCTAAAAAttggctatttgtatttttaataaatagGCTATCTTTTTCAAGTTGgttttgaattcaatttgtATAAACATTTCCACTAAACAAGAATTTTCAAGTACgaattttgaattaaaaaaattaaattcaagtTAAATACCAAATAGTCTTTTAATTGCTCCCCACGaaagaaaaacatatatatCTATACAAAATAGAAAATAGAAATGGTAATTTCCATACCATGAGGATCCTCTTcagatcctttttgtgaggatcctgggATCCTCAAATCGTGTTCGTTTATCATACATTATGCGgtcaaaaattaatttaaatatttttattaaaaattaaatataaataatatctgaCGAAAATCGATCGTACGATATACAATAAACGAACATGATTTGACGATCCTTAAGATCCTCACAAACAGAGGATCCGGAGAATCCTCATTCATTTCCAAAAACCTTTGCAAAACCCCCCTATTCCCAccagagagaaaaagaaagagagcggAGGCGAAGATGGCCCTCTCTCGTCTCCTTCTTCCGCAGCCAtggcatcatcatcatctccccAAAACAGGTAAAACCCACTTCAACAAAGCATCCTTGTTACTTTTCATCCAACGCATTTTCTCACAAAATCGATTATATGTACCGTTTCAGCGCTTCCCATATCGACAAGATGGTGTTCTTCTTCGTCGAGCGGTGCGGCGGAGAAATCGTCGGGTTCCGAGAACTCGAAGGAGAAGGAGCGAAGAGCTGCAGCGGCTGATAAGTCAGATAACAGCAAGTGAGATCTTTTTGAAACCCAGCAAAAGTTATTATTCCATTATATGTGTGGAGGAATGAACAATTCATGAAATTAGCCAACATTAAATTGTAGAACGATTCATTAAAAAACCCCAAATTGTAGAAAACCCGTACATTAAGCCCGTGATTTAGTGCACAATGCCGAAAATTTAAAACCAAATTATCTTGTTGATCGAGTGCATCAAGCATGTGGCGTGCCAACTATGCAAAAATAGTAATTCTGAACTACCCTAAAGTCTAAGATAGTCTCCCTAAGTCTGTGATCGTCTCAATGCGGATGATGATACACGTGAAGAATCAATTGTAGATACAAACATAGGAAACGCAAGCCCGAACTCCCCATTTTTTGTAGAAATTGCCAAATGGTATAAAAAATTACTCCTGGGAAATTTCATTTAGTGCTCAAGAGAGTCCGTGCAACCAAATAGAGATCAGAAAATTGTGTGCAGAACATATAGGCGTAAGCAAAAATATGCATGGTTGAGCAAAATATGTGCAGTGTATGCAGGCTTGCCATATACTCACGTTCTGAAATATTTTGGAAAGTAAAAAATACACGACTTATGGTACTTTCTGtagtttgcattttattttagttattaattaatttgtttgttttgggggATTGGCGTGGGAAGGTGTTGTGAAGGTGCAACATCATCAGTCAATTGTATTTGTAATGTGTTTGCCTGAATCTTATAATCGATCTTGGTTGCTAAGCCTTTGTAAAATTGGATTTATAGATATATGGAGATGCATAACAAAGTGGGGGGATCTTGGGATGCTCTGAAAGACATTTTTACTAATGTGAAGGAAAGAATGCTGGGAAGTCCCCGATTTCAGAAGCAACAAACTATCAAAGCAATTGACTCCGCATCTGGTAGGACAGTTCCGGAGGTTATTAAGACAAAGAATAGTCCACATGACACTGCAAATGATCAACCCAATTGTAGTATTCgaatgccaaaaatcacaagaGACTCTCACGGTTTCAAGGAGAATGTCTCAATGAGTCTAAGAAATGATATAATTGGGGAATGCTCTTCGTCTGAAGTACATGATGCTACTGCTTCTAAACGAGTCGAGGTGCATAAACATATAGATAGTACCGAGCTTGGCAAGTCTAAAGGTACAGCTCAGGCCTCAGTAGGTGTACTTTGTTCTTCAGAGAACTTGGCTGGTGTGATTGTGTCTGATGCTAGAAAGGAGCATGCTGGTCCAGAAAATGTAGAGAATAACTCAACAAATGTGTCATCAAATATAAGGGGGGAAGAATCTTTGAGCAATTTGATTGGTGTGGCTGTATCtaataaaaaagagaaacatgTTGGTCGTCAAACTGTTGAAGATGGTGCAAGCGGAAGTTTAGTTCAATCATCTGAGGCCTTCATGGATTCTCAAATCGATGAAAGATGTGTTACAGAAACTGCAGCTTCGAATATAACACGGAAAATATCTTCCAAGGATATGGGTCAATCAGAAGCCAAGCCTAAATCACACAGAAAACTACAGGAAGTCATGTCGGACAACATTGGGGTTCTCAAATCAGAAACTGAGTTCCAGTCCTGCTTAACACATCAGTTACCTGGTGAAGATTCTAGGATATTGCAAAAGGATGTTGCAAATGGATTCACAGAAGTTGGAAATCGAAACCATCAACGTGAGAAAACAACTTCAATATTTGATCAAACACCTACTGCAGGTACTGATGTGGGTAAAATGCCTGCATCATCTAAAAAGGTGGGGTTGGCAGACATGTTTATGAGGACAATGAATGGTCAAAAAGATGGAAAACTGGCCAGTGAAAGAAAGAGCGATGGTTCGTTGGCTTCAAATGGACTTTTGGGAGTTTTAaatgaaacaaatgaaacaaCTAGAGATGAAGAAGATATGGGAAAAGGATTCAGCATCAATGGCTTAATTGGCTGCATTAAGGAGCTTCCTAGGGAATCCTTATTTGATAAACCTCAGAACTGTGCTATCCTCAACAAGTCTGATGACATCATTAAAAACGGAGGCTCCGTTCCAAAGGTTCCAAGCCTTGCTGATTCACATAAACGTGATGCTAAAGGGAAAGAAAGTTCGTCGAGAGGCCATGCCATGGGCAAGGGGACTAACTCTGTCAGTGGGAGTGAAGAACAACCATGTAGGGAAACCCCTCCCCTGACACAGACATATTCCATATCTGAAAGTGACAGTGATGACTTGAAAGTTGCATCTCGAAAAAAGTCAAAACAAACCCGACAGTTCCATCTTCCAACTGGTAAGGAAGGCTTCGAAAGAAAGGTATTGGTGAAATTTTTGCCTAAAAACGTAAAAGAAGGTAGTGTTGTTGATGTTCTTCATTGCTGTGGGGACATCGTGAAGATACAACTACTTCCCTTAATCGAAGGAAGCAATTTCAGAAATGCTTGGGTTCATTTTAAGGTATGTGGCAAAATGCTTACTTAAGGTTAAAatgtccttttattttttttaaaccaaaaataTGTCCTTTTGTTTTCCAGTTACATTTTTGTTCATACTGCTACAAGAAATTGAGAAAACTGTGAGTCTTATTATATTGTAGCTGAAATGACGAACTGTTCCTAACTCTGGTTGTCCTGAAGACAAGTCATAGAATTGTGGCTGGTTGCATTGTATCTCTTAAGCAAAATCTAAGCCATTTCACAATTTTCTGGACCGTCCTTTGGTATTATTGCAGACCCAGGAAGGATTACAGAAAGCTCTTGGGAAAACTGACCTCACTGTAAGAAATATCGACATCTTTGTTGAGGCGGCTTCTTCAAGAGATGTGCGTAATAAGGTTACTGTTCCAAAGCTGATTGGTGATCCTAAAGTTCCTACTGCATTGGTAAAGAATCCCACACGAACAGTTGTGATTAAACAGTTGACTGATGATATAAGCTCACATCACCTAAAAGAAGCTCTTGACTTCTGTGGAAGTGCCATATCTGGCGTTTTCTTGGGTTCCTCAAGCTCTGTTGCTTATGTGGAATTTGAGGTGAGCTTATTTACCCTTTGCTTCTGTATTTTTACTGAATAACAAAGCATCAGGTTTaccaaaacaaagaaagaaagaaaattataaaCCCATTTTCTTGGAAGTTAAAAGTGGATATTGTTCCGACTCTTGCATGTTAAACTATTGTTTCGCTGTGAATATTTATTTCACCAGGCTGCTGATACTGAATGAATCAGCTTTCTCATCATAATATCATATTCTGGAATTCATCCTTTTGAGTGCTTGATTTCAGACAGAAGAAGCCAAAGAGATAGCAATTACCGCACATACTATACGAGTGCAAGGAAAGCTTCTACCGATCTATAGAATTGATGTGCCAAGAACAACTGTGGTGAGGATTTCAAATTTCGACGAAACAGTATCACTGACACAAATCCAGCATATATGTAAATCCCACGGGGAGATAAAGCGTGCAAATGAGAGATCCAAGGGCATTGTGGATGTGCAATTCAAGCTTGCTGAATGGCCTAATATGTGGACCATCCTCAACAGGTAGTGTAATGCATATAAAGTGGAAGATGTTCATCGCCTTCATCCATTAAATGTTTCTGATATAGTC is a window from the Malus domestica chromosome 16, GDT2T_hap1 genome containing:
- the LOC103411175 gene encoding uncharacterized protein is translated as MALSRLLLPQPWHHHHLPKTALPISTRWCSSSSSGAAEKSSGSENSKEKERRAAAADKSDNSKYMEMHNKVGGSWDALKDIFTNVKERMLGSPRFQKQQTIKAIDSASGRTVPEVIKTKNSPHDTANDQPNCSIRMPKITRDSHGFKENVSMSLRNDIIGECSSSEVHDATASKRVEVHKHIDSTELGKSKGTAQASVGVLCSSENLAGVIVSDARKEHAGPENVENNSTNVSSNIRGEESLSNLIGVAVSNKKEKHVGRQTVEDGASGSLVQSSEAFMDSQIDERCVTETAASNITRKISSKDMGQSEAKPKSHRKLQEVMSDNIGVLKSETEFQSCLTHQLPGEDSRILQKDVANGFTEVGNRNHQREKTTSIFDQTPTAGTDVGKMPASSKKVGLADMFMRTMNGQKDGKLASERKSDGSLASNGLLGVLNETNETTRDEEDMGKGFSINGLIGCIKELPRESLFDKPQNCAILNKSDDIIKNGGSVPKVPSLADSHKRDAKGKESSSRGHAMGKGTNSVSGSEEQPCRETPPLTQTYSISESDSDDLKVASRKKSKQTRQFHLPTGKEGFERKVLVKFLPKNVKEGSVVDVLHCCGDIVKIQLLPLIEGSNFRNAWVHFKTQEGLQKALGKTDLTVRNIDIFVEAASSRDVRNKVTVPKLIGDPKVPTALVKNPTRTVVIKQLTDDISSHHLKEALDFCGSAISGVFLGSSSSVAYVEFETEEAKEIAITAHTIRVQGKLLPIYRIDVPRTTVVRISNFDETVSLTQIQHICKSHGEIKRANERSKGIVDVQFKLAEWPNMWTILNSLNGLRFEGHQLIAQPAPVFPPEVLQALWSRPDERIHVRSVLRRLIRDAELNVEITNIATKVYFD